In Lathyrus oleraceus cultivar Zhongwan6 chromosome 2, CAAS_Psat_ZW6_1.0, whole genome shotgun sequence, the DNA window GATACGACATTGCTCCAAACAATGCCAACAAAACTGAAGGATCCAAGTAAGTTAACCATCTCTTGCAATATTGATGGGGTAGAGATCTCAAGTGATCTATGTGATTTAGGGCCGAGTATCAATTTAATGCCTCTTAATAAGGTAAAAGAATTAAAGTTGGAAGAGATCATACCTAGTAATATAACTCCCACCTTAGCTAATTTATCTATTACTCATCCTCATAGTGTTTTACAAGATCTGTTAGTATATGTCAACGGTCTATTTTTTACTATAGATTTTTATGGTAATAGATATAAAGGGAGACACAGGTGGTTCAGTTATTCCCGGACGCCCATTCTTGGCGACCTGGAAAGCGTTAATAGATTTGAAAATAGGCGAGCTTAGCTTGAAGttcaataataaaaaaaatggtGTTAAATGATTATGAATGGACACTGTATGCAGATGATCTGGAAACATGCTACCAGATTGAAGACAAAGGTATCAAAGACGACAAAGGAAGGAATAAAGGACAGTTATCTGGTGTGAGGGTATCCCTTGCGCCTGACGTGCTTAGGCATGGACCATCAAGCTAATGACGGTAAAGAAGCAATGGGTGAGAAGCAACCAATTAGTAAATGTGTTTTAaaaattttgattttatttttgattaAAACATGTCGATTTTTGTATGTTATATGGAAAGAAAAGAACGCAGGTGAAAAATAAAGTAGAGAAGAGATAGGTGAAagtaaaagaaaaaaaaagggaaaGCCCCTGGAAAAATCACGGAGCCTATCGCACGCGTGATAGGGCTATATCGTGTGCGTGATGGCTTCATAACATGCCTGATAGAGACGTTGGAGAATCTGGGATCCGTTAGTATCACACGTACGATGGACATGAGATGCGCGTGATAGAGACGTTGGAAGAACTGTTAGCATCGCGCGTGCAATAGACGCCTGACGCGCGCGATGAGAACAAAATGTTTCCTATAAATAGAGATTTTCATATCTCTTTTCCTCGCAACCTTTTTCTATAATATCTCTTAACCCCAAATCTCTTTTAATCACCATCTTCTACTTAATATTTTATCTTGTACAATTGTTATTTTTGTGTGTTGTTGCATGTATAGTGGCTTCAAAAAGAGCCAGAGTTGCAAGAGGTTCATAATCATGCGCTACTCCCGCACCAAATACTCCAACTTTTCCAAATCTGAAGTTTCTTTCTGAAGCAAATGCTGAAAAGTATTTAAAGTTGGTTGACTACCATATCGTGAGAGAAAGAGATTTGCAGGCGATGACCTGGGAGGCTGCGAAGAAGTGGTAGAAATGTTGTAACAACGACAATGGGTAAGTTTTAATGAATTAATTTAAAAACCAACAAAACCATTGGCCTCGAGTTTTTTTGCAAATGCTACTTTTAGTGATGTGGGCTCTTATACTTCATATGTGCGAGGTAAGTATATCGACTACTCTGCTAGTGTTATTAATTATATTTGAATCTCCAACCTCCTCTCGTCTGTGCTCTTAGCACTTATAGAAATGAGCATTGTGTTATAAATCAAACCATGGCCCAAGAAATGATTGATGCTTTCTGTAGAACTAGGGTTAAATGGGTGATTGAGAGTGGCTTAGTGTTGCGACTTAACATGCAGAATTTCGCCAAATCCCTAGGGCATGAGCCTCATTCTTTACACAAACTCTAGAAGTCGCTTCTAATTAATCACAATTTATTGTGAAGCGATGCTTAGGACTTTTGGATCTTTTAAGGGGTGAGCCTATTAATGTAGGGTACTTAATttatgaaaatattaaaaatatgGCTAACGTTGCACAACATTCTTGTGGATATTTTTGTGTTATTAATGAATTGTTTATGAGAGCGGGAGTATCCACCTACCCAAATGACGAGATGATAGGTCCAAAAGAACATATCAATGCTTAGGCAATTAGGAGGATTCAACATAATCACCCAGCAGGAGCAGCTCAACAAGATCAAGATGATAACTAAGCCGGAAATGACGAAGAATTCTACCAACCTCAAGTGTAGCAGCAGGTGGCACAAGTTCAAGAAAATCAACAGGCATCAGAATTTCAGAGAAGGATGAAAGCTCATGCAGTGGAAGTAATAATTAACAGAAGTTTCACTAACCTTGTATGCTGAACTCCCAAGATTCGCACCAATATTCAGAGACTTCTACAACCAACAAAAAGACCACATGACTGCCAAAGTTTAAGAGCATACTTTGCAAGTGCCGAAGAAATGGAGAGTTATTTTAGAAATCAAGATCAAGAGCAAGAAAGAAAAAGAGAGCACATGAGAGCAAAAAGGACCCGGCAAAACAATTATTTCAACAACACCAAAAATGACATGAATGATCTTTTCCATGGTGATAACATGTGAGTAATAGATGTAATAAGTTTTAGATTTCTAGAAGTACTCTTATAAGTACTCTTCCCCATTGTATGGTTTTAATCATGTTTGTCTTTAATGAATGAGTTTGCTACTGTTGTTTCTTTCAGATCTACAAAAATTATAAGTTTAGCATTAAACGGATGAACCAAAAGCACCATCAGATGAAACTTGATCATCAAGAAAAAGACTTACGAATTGAAAGAAAAGGATGATCAAGGAATCAACAGAATCGTACTCAACCTTCATATACCTcaactagtaaggtttgagccaaataacTTCCATTGTTTACTATTCCTTTCATTGAGTGTATACATGCATTATTTCTTTATCAGGTTTGAACTATTTCTGATTCAATTTGTTTGGTTTGATTTACACAGATAGAGGTAGTTGTTTGTTATGAACTCCGAGCCTTTTTAAAACCACCATGTAGTAATAGATAAAGTCCTTTGTTAACCACTTTGAGCTTAGCCCTTCTTTCGGTGACTTAGCCTTAATTATTAGCCATATGACTTGAAAGATTACatctttccaccctctctttggaTATAGATAGAAATTTTTAGTTCTAAAGTTGTATGAAAAAGAATAAGTTTGGGGTTTCTCTTGGAAGTGAGCAAGGTTTAAGTATGGGATTGGGGTACTAGAGAAATAACAGTAagaaaattcatttttttttagaaaataaGAAGTTAAAAATAACTTCTTAAAAAAAAAGAGATAAAGAATGCAAAATGAATATTGAGGACCACAATTGCGATATCTCTAGTACTGTTAATCAGGAAAAGAATTGGCATGATAACAATAGGAGATCTGGGTACCTAACTtcaaaggtttaaacctactttccCAAAAATGTACTACCCGACATAAGCCATGTTACAACAGAAAAATCCCTcaattgtgtgtgtgtgtgtgtgtgtgtgttttgatttctTTGATGAATTCTATTAGAATATAATCAAACTCAATATAAACTgttttgcatgttgattgagagacTACCCCATCAATTGAGTGAGTCATGGTGAGATGAGAGACAAATTGAGTACTTGTCAAAGATTGAGGATGTTTTATGAATTTTCTGGATTGCAGTTGTAATCTAGAATGGTGGTTAGGTAAAACAAATTTCATATGATGATGTTCACATGTTATTGTTGCAACTTGTTTTTATGTTTAGAATTTGTAGTGCAGGCAAGTTATTTGAGGACAAACAATAgttcaagtttggggttgtgatgacacTCTGTCATTGCATGTTTTCTATCGaagaaacaaagaaaaataagtCGAAGATGATTAAATTTGATGAATAATTGACAAAAAACGGAGCAAAAATGACCAAGTATGAAGAATTAGGGACTTAGAGAAATTTTGCtgaaaaaagagaaaaaatggGCAAGCCACTGAAATAACCATGCACTGCATCGCGCGCGTGATATAAGAGAGGAAAAAGGGTATCGTACGCATAAAAGAGATGCCAATGCAGCATCACACGCGTGATATAGTCTATTGCATGCACAACTGTACCTTTTTCTGGGTAATTTCTTCTGACGTATTCTGGTACGATTTGATGGTAATAAAAAGGCAGACTTTGGACTTTTTTAGGGATTCTGTGATTAGAGACCAGAGAAAAATATTTATAACACCGGAAGTGTGTTTTGGAGCGCATTCGAAGCCATTTGAGGCCAGATCTTCAAGGAATTCTTATGCAATCTTATTATTATCAATTGGTATTGTAATTTTATCAGTATGAGTAGCTAAACACTTTTAGGCTTGGTTTTGTCTGACGAACCTGTTTCGAACCTGTTGGAACATATATTTAATTAGATGTTACATGAATTATCTTAGTTATATTTCTATTTAATTGCTTATTTTACTTAAAGCATATTATTTGAGAAACTCTATTATTGTGATTGTGGACGTATAAGGAATATTGACCCTTAGCCTATGTGTCTGATCTAGGGTAATTATCatacttacgctggttgaatagggataggatACCTCGAGTAGTGGCCTTAGAGTTAACGTACTATAACATCTCTTGATTTCACTTAAACCGGTTGAATATGGATATGAGAGCTCTAGTAGGAATCAGTGAGTTATACAACAAGGGTTTGGGCATAATGATCTTGTTAAATCATTATGGAAATACAACAACACTTGATTTATATAATGCATTAGAAATCAACATGGGAGAAATAGGGGATTCTAGGAAAAACCTGACCACTTTCTCTAAATTGTCAGAACACttcttttattttcaaatgtAAACTTGAAAACTCCTCAATTGTTACTTTTTATACTTGCACAACTATTGTTTTGTTAAATAGAAGTCCATATGGATTCAATACTCTTTTTATCACTGCAATACTATCGGTACACTATCCGAGAAGTCATTAGTAGGTTATGTTTTTGAAGACCAAGAAATACGGTTGTCACCCAGAAAAACACAATACCCGAATATGGAGCGTATGATGTCAGGACATCCACCCCAATCAGCATTAGTGTAGGAGATAAGCTCTATAATGTGGGATGGTGGTAAATTTAATCCAAATTGTATGGTACCCTGAACATAATGCAGAATGCGCTTGAGAGAAAGCATGTATTTTGTGCTAGGTGCATGCATGTGAAGACAAACTTATCGAACCGCATAAGATATATCTGGTATAATGAATATGAGGTACTGTGAGGCCCCTACAAGACTTTGATCTAGAAAGGGATCCTCATAGGGTTTTCCAGAGGAGGTTTTGAGTTTCAACTTGGTAACGACAGGGGTGGATGACGGTTTGTAGAATGTCATGCCAACACATTCTATGATCTCTCAAGCATATCTGTTTTGGCTTAGAAAGATGCCACCAGGGTGATGAGAAACAGTAATACCCAAAAAGTAACCCAGGGAACCAAGGTCCTTCATCGTAAACTCAAATGTTAAGAGTGACATAGTTGATTTGTAAAGGGCAGGAGTAGATGCAATAAGGATGATGTCGTCCACATAAAGAAGAATGTAGGTCatgttaattttttttatatatgtGCTATGTCGGGAACCAGTGGTGGCTACATAGTCATCAAATCATTGGTACCATGCTCTGGGTACTTGCTTGAGACCATAAAGTGACTTCTTCATACAACAAACATAATATGGATGATAAGAGTCACGAAAACCCAATGACTGATGCATGTAAACAATCTCATtaagatcaccatgtaaaaaagCATTTTGGACATCCAGTTGGGCCAGGATTTGGAGATAACAATGGTGAGCACTATTCTAATCGTAACGGGTTTGACCATCATACTGAAAGTCTCATCATAATCCACACCTTTAACCTGTGACCTTTCATCATCTACAAGACGAGCCTTATAACCTTCACAGGAACCATCCAAATTTTTATTATGTTTATAAATCTACATACATCGAATAAGATTAGGATCACAAGGACGAGGAACTAAATCTCACATCTTATTTTCAATAAAATAATCAAATTCAGATTTCATAGTGGATTTCCAATTCTAGTCAGATAAGACTAGTTTGGGGTTTTAAGGCATGAGAGAGATGGTGTGGTCGTGATGGGAGACTGATAAGGTAAATATCTCGTGGGGTTTGACAATACCTTTCATGTTATAGGTGGTGATGGTTCATGTAGGTGGATGTCGTTGGATTGGTGGTGGAAAGAGATATGAGGTTGTATTGGGAGAGTTGGTCAGAGAGTTATTAGATAATGATTGTTGGTTTATTGGTGAGTGTGGCTGGTCAATTGTGGTTGTTGGTGTTAGTTGGTTATGTGCAACAGGTGGTAATATTTGATTTTGCCACCGATGTACAAGGTAGGGGTGAATGGCATCATTTAGGAAGTTATAAGAGTGAGGGGAAGGAGGGCGTATCTTGGTAAAGGGAAATTGGGTTTCATTAAATATAACATGTCTTGAAATTATTAATTTTCTATTTGACAAATCAAAACATATGTAACCTCTATGATTCAACGGATAACCCAAGAAGAAACACATAGTAGAGTAGGGTTGTAACTTACGAATGTTAGAGGATGATAATAAAGGATAACATAGACAGCCAAAAACTCGTAGATGTATGTAGGTCAGATTTCGATGATATAAGAGTTGTGTTGGTGACTAATTCTGAAGTGTTTTATAGGGAAGGATGCTTAAAAGATAAGTTGTCATGTGAAGAGCATGATGCTAAAACGGCGTGGGAATAGAAGAATGAGATAGCATAATACATATCATATTTTTAATGGTTCTTATTTTGCATTCCACTTTCCTATTTTGTGAGGATGTGTGAGGGATAAGAGAAACAAAAAGCAAGGACATGATCAATGCAATATTTTTGAAATAACTCATTATTATACCCCCCGCCATGATCACATTGAAAGGATTTTACATTTTGCGAAAATTGTGTGCAAATGAGTTTGGTAAGTGATTTGAACGTCTCAAATACTTAAGATTTTATGGTAATATGAAAGATCCACAAAAAATTTGTAAAATCGTCTAAAAAATAGTACATAATATTTATGACTAGCGGAATTTAAAATTAAAGATATCCATATATCACTATGTAAAATATCAAAAGGCATCAAAGTTGTAGTTTGAGAAGTGGCAATTTTACTTGTTTGCCTAAAACACAAGAGTCACAAATAACATAAGAATTAAAAGGTTCGTAGCATATGCACTTATTATTGCGAGTGAATTTAAAACAAACATGCCAGGGTGACCAAGACGATCGTGCCAGAGACTAGACGTAAGACTGGAAAAACTGGAGGGAGTGGTGACTAACCGCCATGATTTTCATATCTCATGAGAGGGATCCATGTCTAAAAATCAGATACAGTAAAGCCAAATAGGTCAAAGGAAACAAAGAAATTGTTGTCAATGATGAGTCGTTTCAtagaaattaaatttttaataatttttgaGGCATGCAGGACATGGGTTAAGTGAAAAGGTTGGTGAGATTTGGCTATTTGTGTGTGTCTGGTGCCGTGAATTGGAATTACATGGTGTTAGCTGGGAATTTTGACAAGGTCAAATCTTAGCATAAAGAAGACTTAGAAAAGTTGGAAGTCTAAAAGAGCATTTTCGACATATACTTGTCAGTTTGAGGAAGTTAAGGTCCAAGGTAAGATAAGGATTGGGACTTAGTATTTTTTCTGAAAAAGGATTTTAGTCCAACATTTTAACGATAATATTATTCATGTTTTTGACATCTGCAATCAAGGAGACACGACACCTAACAATGGTTAGCGCGaataaatattttcaaaacaaGTGACTACTTCTTAGTTTTATCCAAAGGGACATGTTGAAGAGGCTTCAAAAGCGAAAAACATGCAAAAAAAATTACGTGACAAGTGCTGAGGAGAATAACATTACAAAATAGTTATTTTACATTTATATAAATAGAAGTTCTAGTATTAGGATTCAAGGTTTTGTGTTGAATTCACTACAAAACTCAAAAAACTCAAAGTATCCAGCATGGCGAGAAATGAGTTTCACTTAGAAAAATGTATGATTTCTAAAACACAATTTCTTTCAAATGAAAAGTATTTTACTTCATTTTATCTTCTTTGCAAATATTCTTTCATTCCTTTATTAATTTATTTGCAAATATGCTTTTAGCATTGTCAAAATTCCTTATATTTTCAAACAATCTACCTTT includes these proteins:
- the LOC127122127 gene encoding uncharacterized protein LOC127122127, giving the protein MLTKIQALLTGAKQKLDKEQVNMTEKCDTTLLQTMPTKLKDPSKLTISCNIDGVEISSDLCDLGPSINLMPLNKVKELKLEEIIPSNITPTLANLSITHPHSVLQDLLVYVNGLFFTIDFYDDLETCYQIEDKGIKDDKGRNKGQLSGVRVSLAPDVLRHGPSS